From one Catenuloplanes nepalensis genomic stretch:
- a CDS encoding sulfurtransferase: MPASTDPAPHLQDYAHPERLVTTEWLAEHLHDPGLIVVESDEDVLLYDTGHIPGAVKVDWHTELNDAVTRDYLTAERFAELCAAKGIGRDDTIVFYGDNFNWWAAYALWVFTLFGHADVRLLDGGRQKWAAEGRELTRDRTARPRADYPVPVRDDAPIRAFREEVESHASAGKPLVDVRSPGEYSGELTHMPDYPQEGALRGGHIPGAVNRPWKQAAREDGTFKPAGELREIYADVTGPDDVIAYCRIGERSSHTWFVLRHLLGLPAVRNYDGSWTEWGNLVRAPIVKGPDPR; the protein is encoded by the coding sequence ATGCCCGCATCCACGGATCCCGCACCGCACCTGCAGGACTACGCGCATCCCGAGCGCCTGGTGACCACCGAGTGGCTGGCGGAGCACCTGCACGATCCCGGCCTGATCGTGGTCGAGTCGGACGAGGACGTGCTGCTCTACGACACCGGTCACATCCCGGGCGCGGTGAAGGTCGACTGGCACACCGAGCTGAACGACGCGGTCACCCGGGACTACCTGACCGCGGAGCGGTTCGCGGAGCTGTGCGCGGCGAAGGGCATCGGGCGCGACGACACGATCGTGTTCTACGGCGACAATTTCAACTGGTGGGCGGCGTACGCGCTCTGGGTCTTCACGCTCTTCGGCCACGCGGACGTGCGCCTGCTCGACGGCGGCCGGCAGAAGTGGGCCGCGGAGGGCCGTGAGCTGACCCGCGACCGCACCGCGCGCCCACGCGCGGACTACCCGGTGCCGGTCCGCGACGACGCGCCGATCCGCGCGTTCCGCGAGGAGGTCGAGTCGCACGCGAGCGCCGGGAAGCCGCTGGTCGACGTGCGATCGCCGGGGGAATACAGCGGCGAGCTGACGCACATGCCGGACTATCCGCAGGAGGGCGCGCTGCGCGGCGGGCACATCCCGGGCGCGGTCAACCGGCCGTGGAAGCAGGCGGCCCGCGAGGACGGCACGTTCAAGCCGGCCGGTGAGCTGCGGGAGATCTACGCGGACGTCACCGGGCCGGACGACGTGATCGCGTACTGCCGGATCGGTGAGCGGTCCAGCCACACCTGGTTCGTGCTGCGGCACCTGCTCGGCCTGCCGGCCGTGCGCAACTACGACGGCTCGTGGACCGAGTGGGGCAATCTGGTCCGCGCGCCCATCGTGAAGGGCCCGGATCCTCGTTGA
- a CDS encoding SGNH/GDSL hydrolase family protein, whose amino-acid sequence MRWRSFVAVGDSFSEGMDDPYPDGTFRGWADLVATRLAAEAGPDFRYANLAIRGRLLPSVIADQLPIALEMRPDLVSFAAGGNDILRPKCDPVTVCDSFHDSVARVRATGADAIVFRFADITLRLPGQRMVGPRVAYMNARVGETAAETGARLVDLFADDEFRNPLLWSVDRLHLSEIGHRRTAAHVLNALGVAVDEDWMLVPPHPAPTPWLLARGADLRWAGRYLAPWVRRRLTGRSSGDLITAKRPSLAPIVREDA is encoded by the coding sequence ATGCGCTGGCGTAGTTTCGTGGCCGTCGGGGACAGCTTCTCCGAGGGCATGGACGATCCCTATCCGGACGGCACCTTCCGTGGCTGGGCCGACCTGGTCGCCACCCGGCTCGCCGCCGAGGCCGGACCGGACTTCCGCTACGCGAACCTGGCGATCCGCGGCCGGCTGCTCCCGTCGGTGATCGCCGACCAGTTGCCGATCGCGCTGGAGATGCGCCCGGACCTGGTCAGCTTCGCGGCCGGCGGCAACGACATCCTGCGGCCCAAGTGCGACCCGGTCACGGTCTGCGACAGCTTTCACGACTCGGTCGCCCGCGTCCGCGCGACCGGCGCGGACGCGATCGTCTTCCGGTTCGCGGACATCACGCTGCGTCTGCCCGGCCAGCGCATGGTCGGCCCGCGGGTCGCCTACATGAACGCGCGCGTCGGTGAGACCGCGGCGGAGACCGGCGCCCGCCTGGTCGACCTGTTCGCCGACGACGAGTTCCGCAACCCGCTGCTGTGGAGCGTCGACCGGCTGCACCTGTCCGAGATCGGGCACCGGCGCACCGCCGCGCACGTGCTGAACGCGCTCGGCGTCGCCGTGGACGAGGACTGGATGCTGGTCCCGCCGCACCCGGCGCCGACGCCGTGGCTGCTCGCCCGCGGCGCCGACCTGCGCTGGGCCGGCCGCTACCTGGCGCCGTGGGTGCGCCGGCGGCTGACCGGCCGGTCCTCCGGCGACCTGATCACCGCGAAACGACCGTCGCTGGCACCGATCGTCCGGGAGGACGCGTAA
- a CDS encoding proline--tRNA ligase gives MLLRMSTLFLRTLREDPAEAEVPSHRLLVRAGYVRRAAPGGYTWLPLGKMVLDRVAAIVHEEMRAIGGQEVHFPALLPREAYERSGRWTAYGDDIFRLKDRRGAEYLLAPTHEEMFTLLVQDLFGSYRDFPVILYQIQTKFRDEARPRAGLLRGREFLMKDAYSFDLTDSGLEESYAKHRVAYQRIFERLGLDFTIVSAQSGAMGGSGSEEFLAAAEVGEDTFVGCTACSYAANTEAVTTPAVAAGSVEHPAAEVHDTPETPTIQSLVDLANARGLAGRTDWTAADTLKNVVVELSRPGVAEKELLVIGVPGDREVDLKRVEAQLHPAAVAMFDDFAARPDLVRGYIGPQKLDARYLVDPRVTAGSAWLTGANEPGRHATNVVSGRDFTPDGTIEAVEVRAGDPCPNCADGTLEIRRGMEIGHIFQLGRRFADAFGLDALGQDGKPIRITMGSYGVGVSRAVAAIAEQHCDERGLVWPKSVAPFDVQVIPAGKGAQLEIATELASTLVAAGLRVLLDDRPAKVSTGVRFADADLIGAPHSVVVGRGAADGVVELRVRATDERSEVAISDVVGLLTRD, from the coding sequence ATGCTGCTTCGCATGTCGACCCTGTTCCTGCGCACACTCCGCGAGGACCCCGCCGAGGCCGAGGTTCCGAGCCACCGGCTGCTGGTCCGCGCCGGTTACGTCCGGCGTGCCGCGCCGGGCGGGTACACCTGGCTGCCGCTGGGCAAGATGGTGCTGGACCGGGTCGCGGCGATCGTGCACGAGGAGATGCGGGCGATCGGCGGGCAGGAGGTGCACTTCCCGGCGCTGCTGCCACGCGAGGCGTACGAGAGGAGCGGCCGGTGGACCGCGTACGGCGACGACATCTTCCGGCTCAAGGACCGGCGCGGCGCTGAATACCTGCTGGCGCCGACGCACGAGGAGATGTTCACGCTTCTCGTGCAGGACCTGTTCGGGTCGTACCGCGACTTCCCGGTGATCCTCTACCAGATCCAGACGAAGTTCCGGGACGAGGCGCGGCCGCGGGCCGGGCTGCTGCGCGGACGCGAGTTCCTGATGAAGGACGCGTACTCGTTCGACCTGACGGACTCCGGTCTGGAGGAGTCCTACGCGAAGCACCGCGTCGCGTACCAGCGGATCTTCGAACGTCTGGGTCTTGACTTCACGATCGTGTCGGCGCAGTCCGGCGCGATGGGCGGCTCCGGTTCCGAGGAGTTCCTGGCCGCGGCCGAGGTCGGCGAGGACACGTTCGTCGGCTGCACCGCCTGCTCCTACGCGGCCAACACCGAGGCGGTCACCACGCCGGCTGTTGCGGCCGGCTCAGTTGAGCACCCCGCGGCCGAGGTGCACGACACCCCGGAGACCCCGACCATCCAGTCGCTGGTCGACCTGGCCAACGCGCGCGGGCTGGCCGGGCGCACCGACTGGACCGCCGCCGACACGCTGAAGAACGTGGTCGTGGAGCTGAGCCGGCCCGGCGTGGCCGAGAAGGAGCTGCTGGTCATCGGCGTACCCGGCGACCGGGAGGTGGACCTGAAGCGGGTCGAGGCGCAGCTGCACCCCGCCGCGGTCGCCATGTTCGACGACTTCGCGGCCCGGCCCGACCTGGTGCGCGGCTACATCGGCCCGCAGAAGCTCGACGCCCGCTACCTGGTCGACCCGCGCGTGACGGCCGGCAGTGCGTGGCTGACCGGCGCGAACGAGCCGGGCAGGCACGCGACGAACGTGGTCTCCGGGCGGGACTTCACGCCGGACGGCACCATCGAGGCGGTCGAGGTGCGGGCCGGTGACCCGTGCCCGAACTGCGCGGACGGCACGCTGGAGATCCGCCGGGGCATGGAGATCGGGCACATCTTCCAGCTCGGCCGCCGGTTCGCCGACGCGTTCGGGCTGGACGCGCTCGGCCAGGACGGCAAGCCGATCCGGATCACCATGGGGTCGTACGGCGTGGGTGTCTCCCGCGCGGTCGCGGCGATCGCGGAGCAGCACTGCGACGAGCGCGGCCTGGTGTGGCCGAAGTCGGTCGCGCCGTTCGACGTGCAGGTGATCCCGGCCGGCAAGGGCGCCCAGCTGGAGATCGCTACTGAGCTGGCCTCAACGCTGGTGGCCGCGGGCCTGCGGGTGCTGCTCGACGACCGGCCGGCCAAGGTGTCCACCGGCGTGCGGTTCGCGGACGCGGACCTGATCGGCGCACCACACTCGGTCGTGGTCGGCCGCGGTGCCGCGGACGGGGTCGTGGAGCTGCGTGTGCGCGCCACGGACGAGCGTTCCGAGGTCGCGATCTCCGACGTCGTCGGCCTCCTGACCCGCGATTGA
- a CDS encoding SigE family RNA polymerase sigma factor has translation MTPSAAVRRTPVADPPSPGFDDFVRGRTPALLRAAYLLTGDQHLAEDLVQSALARTHRAWRRLDRVGNAEAYTRKTMYHLQVSWWRRRRVAEVPLGDLPERTGTAGADPALRMTLRAALLTLPPRQRAVIVLRFFEDRTEAETAHLLGVTVGTVKSQTAKALAKLRTVTDLDGSPA, from the coding sequence ATGACCCCCTCAGCTGCCGTCAGGAGGACGCCGGTGGCCGACCCGCCGTCACCGGGCTTCGACGACTTCGTCCGAGGCCGCACCCCCGCGTTGCTGCGCGCGGCCTACCTGCTCACCGGCGATCAGCACCTCGCCGAGGACCTCGTGCAGTCCGCGCTGGCCCGGACGCACCGCGCGTGGCGGCGGCTGGACCGGGTCGGCAACGCGGAGGCGTACACCCGGAAGACCATGTATCACCTGCAGGTCTCCTGGTGGCGGCGGCGCCGGGTGGCCGAGGTGCCGCTCGGTGACCTGCCGGAGCGCACGGGCACGGCCGGTGCCGATCCCGCGCTGCGGATGACGCTGCGCGCCGCGCTGCTGACGCTGCCGCCCCGGCAGCGCGCGGTGATCGTGCTGCGGTTCTTCGAGGACCGCACCGAGGCCGAGACCGCGCACCTGCTCGGCGTCACGGTCGGCACCGTGAAGAGCCAGACCGCGAAGGCGCTGGCCAAGCTGCGCACCGTGACCGACCTCGACGGGAGCCCGGCATGA
- a CDS encoding TetR/AcrR family transcriptional regulator has product MTVDQQTPSVPGQNTKKRSRRDEILSIAVRLFASRGYHGVSMDDIGSAAGVTGPALYHHFRGKEAMLVAALIPVSESLLAGGRERVAEHERDPRAALESLISFHVEFALANPAVIALHLHELDRLPEEPRRQIRRLQRLYVEEWVQVLTVLRAELTAAEARVMAHAAFGLMNSTPFLGGEVERERRAVLLRAATLSALVHAG; this is encoded by the coding sequence GTGACGGTGGACCAGCAGACCCCGAGTGTTCCGGGCCAGAACACCAAGAAGCGCTCGCGCAGGGACGAGATCCTTTCCATCGCCGTTCGGCTCTTCGCGTCCCGCGGCTACCACGGCGTCTCCATGGACGACATCGGCTCGGCCGCCGGCGTCACCGGTCCCGCGCTCTACCACCACTTCCGTGGCAAGGAGGCGATGCTGGTCGCGGCGCTGATACCGGTGAGCGAGAGCCTGCTGGCCGGCGGCCGGGAGCGCGTCGCCGAGCACGAGCGTGACCCGCGCGCCGCGCTCGAGTCCCTGATCAGCTTCCACGTCGAGTTCGCGCTGGCCAACCCGGCCGTGATCGCGCTGCACCTGCACGAGCTGGACCGCCTGCCGGAGGAGCCGCGCCGGCAGATCCGCCGCCTGCAGCGTCTCTACGTGGAGGAGTGGGTGCAGGTGCTGACCGTGCTCCGTGCCGAGCTGACCGCGGCCGAGGCGCGTGTCATGGCACACGCGGCGTTCGGCCTGATGAACTCCACGCCGTTCCTCGGTGGCGAGGTCGAGCGCGAGCGCCGAGCCGTGCTGCTGCGCGCCGCGACGCTCTCCGCACTGGTGCACGCCGGATAA
- a CDS encoding DUF3566 domain-containing protein → MTETQATSGAGSSATPGGKDSADGDAKAKGRAVVGRAVVGPSDAPSPKFTRAPGMKPPPDEAPAGSSPAGTAKPATPAVGTEKDTVKPVIVPAGKPATASSAATASKTAPPKPTTPPKASPAGGSGSPSSPPGERTERIPAGAGAAASGTTTTGLSGLGSKVSGAVRGVGAARVTDTIRAARNAVGGAAARGPRRARLNVKRIDPWSVMKFSFAVSLVLFIVVIVATSVLYLALDAMGVFQSVNETLAELVTASGGDSGGAPFKITAKGVIGTSALIGLVNVVLFTALATLGAFIYNVCADLVGGVELTLAERD, encoded by the coding sequence ATGACGGAGACACAGGCGACGTCGGGAGCGGGGAGCTCGGCGACTCCGGGCGGCAAGGACTCCGCCGACGGTGACGCCAAGGCCAAGGGCCGCGCGGTCGTGGGCCGTGCGGTGGTCGGACCCTCCGACGCACCGTCCCCGAAGTTCACGCGCGCGCCGGGGATGAAGCCGCCGCCGGACGAGGCACCGGCCGGCTCCTCCCCGGCCGGGACCGCCAAGCCGGCCACCCCGGCCGTGGGAACGGAGAAGGACACCGTGAAGCCGGTCATCGTGCCGGCCGGCAAGCCTGCCACGGCGAGCTCGGCCGCGACGGCGTCCAAGACCGCGCCCCCCAAGCCCACCACCCCGCCGAAGGCCAGCCCGGCCGGCGGCAGCGGCAGCCCGTCCAGTCCGCCCGGCGAGCGGACCGAACGAATCCCGGCCGGTGCCGGCGCGGCGGCGAGCGGAACCACCACCACCGGCCTCAGCGGCCTCGGCAGCAAGGTCAGCGGTGCCGTGCGCGGCGTCGGCGCGGCCCGCGTCACGGACACGATCCGGGCCGCACGCAACGCGGTCGGCGGAGCCGCCGCACGCGGCCCCCGCCGGGCCCGGCTGAACGTCAAGCGGATCGACCCCTGGTCCGTGATGAAGTTCTCGTTCGCGGTCTCGCTGGTGCTGTTCATCGTGGTGATCGTGGCCACGTCCGTGCTCTACCTGGCGCTCGACGCGATGGGCGTGTTCCAGAGCGTCAACGAGACGCTGGCCGAGTTGGTCACCGCATCCGGCGGCGACAGCGGCGGCGCACCCTTCAAGATCACCGCTAAGGGCGTGATCGGCACCTCCGCGCTCATCGGCCTGGTCAACGTGGTGCTGTTCACCGCGCTGGCCACCCTCGGCGCGTTCATCTACAACGTCTGCGCCGACCTCGTCGGCGGCGTCGAGCTGACGCTCGCCGAGCGGGACTGA
- a CDS encoding acetyl-CoA carboxylase biotin carboxylase subunit — translation MIESLLVANRGEIARRIIRTARRLGVRTIAVHSDVDADLPFVREADEAVCVGPADPAQSYRNAEAILAAATSTGAQAIHPGYGFLSENADFARTVAGQGLIWVGPDADAIAAMGDKIRARNLMEAAGVPVAPGTREPVTDVESAVAAGIGYPVMIKAAAGGGGMGMAVAADEAALRAEFDKVRAFAERMFGDGSVLLERYFPRVRHVEVQILGLADGRVVALGERECSVQRRNQKVAEEAPSPAVSPELRERLLAAAVRAGEAVGYRNAGTVECLLDPATGEFFFLEMNTRLQVEHPVTEFVWGVDLVEEQLRVAAGLPPGFTNPNLKGHAIELRVNAEDPKRFLPGPGTVTTWVEPTGEGVRVDSGYAVGTTVPRFYDSLMAKLVVFGADRDTALARARDAVAAFEIAGPKSNLPFFAELLENPEFRSGDYDTGIVARMRGK, via the coding sequence ATGATCGAGTCGTTGCTCGTCGCGAACCGGGGCGAGATCGCCCGCCGGATCATCCGCACCGCGCGCCGCCTCGGCGTGCGCACCATCGCGGTGCACTCGGACGTGGACGCGGATCTGCCGTTCGTGCGCGAGGCGGACGAGGCGGTCTGTGTCGGGCCGGCCGATCCGGCGCAGAGCTACCGCAACGCCGAGGCGATCCTCGCGGCGGCGACGTCGACGGGTGCGCAGGCGATCCACCCGGGCTACGGCTTCCTCTCGGAGAATGCGGACTTCGCCCGTACCGTCGCCGGCCAGGGTTTGATCTGGGTCGGTCCGGACGCCGACGCGATCGCCGCGATGGGCGACAAGATCCGGGCGCGGAACCTGATGGAGGCGGCCGGCGTGCCGGTCGCGCCCGGCACCCGTGAGCCGGTCACGGACGTCGAGTCGGCGGTGGCCGCGGGCATCGGCTATCCGGTGATGATCAAAGCGGCCGCGGGCGGCGGCGGCATGGGCATGGCGGTCGCGGCGGACGAGGCCGCGCTGCGTGCCGAGTTCGACAAGGTCCGCGCCTTCGCGGAGCGCATGTTCGGCGACGGCTCCGTGCTGCTGGAACGCTACTTCCCCCGGGTGCGGCACGTGGAGGTGCAGATCCTCGGCCTGGCCGACGGCCGGGTGGTCGCGCTCGGTGAGCGCGAGTGCTCGGTGCAGCGCCGCAACCAGAAGGTCGCGGAGGAGGCGCCGTCCCCCGCGGTCTCGCCCGAGCTGCGGGAGCGCCTGCTGGCCGCCGCGGTCCGGGCCGGCGAGGCCGTCGGTTACCGCAACGCCGGCACGGTGGAGTGTCTGCTCGACCCGGCCACCGGCGAGTTCTTCTTCCTGGAGATGAACACCCGGCTGCAGGTCGAGCACCCGGTCACGGAGTTCGTCTGGGGCGTGGACCTGGTCGAGGAGCAGCTGCGGGTCGCGGCCGGGCTGCCGCCGGGATTCACGAATCCGAACCTGAAAGGCCACGCGATCGAGCTGCGCGTCAACGCGGAGGACCCGAAGCGCTTCCTGCCCGGCCCCGGCACGGTCACCACCTGGGTCGAGCCGACCGGTGAGGGCGTCCGCGTCGACTCCGGCTACGCCGTGGGCACGACGGTCCCGCGCTTCTACGACTCGCTGATGGCCAAGCTCGTCGTCTTCGGCGCGGACCGGGACACCGCGCTGGCCCGCGCGCGCGACGCGGTCGCCGCGTTCGAGATCGCCGGGCCCAAGTCGAACCTGCCGTTCTTCGCCGAGCTGCTGGAGAACCCGGAGTTCCGCTCCGGCGACTACGACACCGGCATCGTGGCCCGCATGCGAGGGAAGTGA
- a CDS encoding DLW-39 family protein: MFKKLLITAGVVGAAVLIARKIKQSSDERALWHEATTAPDLR; encoded by the coding sequence ATGTTTAAGAAGCTCCTGATCACAGCGGGTGTCGTCGGCGCGGCCGTCCTGATCGCACGAAAGATCAAGCAGTCGAGCGATGAGCGCGCGCTGTGGCACGAGGCCACCACCGCTCCCGACCTGCGGTAA
- a CDS encoding hydroxymethylglutaryl-CoA lyase codes for MVSIREVGPRDGLQNEAPVPTDAKVRLLDALSATGVRRIEAVSFVHPRAIPQMADADEVWARARKAGGVRYSALVPNPRGAERALAAGFTELEVVVSASDTHNRRNLNRSTEESLAGLTDLIKMVHEAGATVEVIVATSFGCPYEGDVPPARVAGIVERVLGDGADRIAFGDTTGMATPRRVRELLAAVGQVPLLLHFHDTRGTGLANILTALELGVTEFDASVGGLGGCPYAPGASGNVATEEVVHMLHDMGVDTGIDLEKLLEAAALAEQITGRELPSGVLRAGPRTRLTPQ; via the coding sequence ATGGTCTCGATCCGCGAGGTCGGCCCGCGCGACGGGCTGCAGAACGAGGCGCCGGTGCCGACCGACGCCAAGGTCCGGCTGCTGGACGCGCTCTCCGCCACCGGCGTGCGGCGGATCGAGGCGGTGTCGTTCGTGCACCCGCGGGCGATCCCGCAGATGGCCGACGCGGACGAGGTGTGGGCGCGGGCGCGCAAGGCCGGCGGCGTGCGGTACTCCGCGCTGGTGCCGAACCCGCGTGGCGCCGAGCGCGCGCTGGCCGCCGGGTTCACCGAGCTCGAGGTGGTGGTCTCGGCCAGCGACACGCACAACCGGCGCAACCTCAACCGGTCCACCGAGGAGTCGCTGGCCGGCCTGACCGACCTGATCAAGATGGTGCACGAGGCCGGTGCCACGGTCGAGGTGATCGTGGCGACCAGCTTCGGCTGCCCGTACGAGGGAGACGTCCCGCCCGCCCGGGTGGCCGGGATCGTGGAGCGCGTGCTCGGTGACGGCGCGGACCGGATAGCGTTCGGCGACACCACCGGCATGGCCACCCCCCGGCGGGTACGCGAGCTGCTGGCCGCGGTCGGCCAGGTCCCGCTCCTCCTGCATTTCCACGACACGCGCGGCACCGGCCTGGCGAACATCCTGACCGCGCTGGAGCTGGGCGTGACCGAGTTCGACGCGAGCGTGGGCGGTCTGGGCGGCTGCCCGTACGCGCCGGGTGCCTCCGGCAACGTGGCCACCGAGGAGGTGGTCCACATGCTGCACGACATGGGCGTCGACACCGGCATCGACCTGGAGAAACTCCTGGAGGCCGCGGCATTGGCCGAGCAGATCACCGGTCGGGAGTTGCCGTCCGGCGTGCTGCGTGCCGGTCCCCGGACCCGACTAACGCCCCAGTAA
- a CDS encoding SufE family protein → MPEMPPKLAEIVDELASAPRDVVLEMLLEFSDAVPPLPPTMAHEGMEQVPECQTAFFLHAEVGADGVVTVFFDAPPEAPTTRAFAGILAEGLAGATASEVLAVPDDLYVRMGLAEVISPLRVRGGHAILARLKRQVTAAS, encoded by the coding sequence ATGCCTGAGATGCCGCCGAAGCTGGCCGAGATCGTCGACGAGCTGGCCTCCGCACCGCGGGACGTGGTGCTGGAGATGCTGCTGGAGTTCTCCGACGCGGTCCCGCCGTTGCCGCCGACCATGGCCCACGAGGGCATGGAGCAGGTGCCGGAGTGTCAGACCGCGTTCTTCCTGCACGCGGAGGTCGGGGCGGACGGCGTGGTGACCGTCTTCTTCGACGCGCCGCCGGAGGCGCCGACCACCCGCGCGTTCGCTGGCATCCTCGCGGAGGGCCTGGCCGGCGCGACCGCGTCCGAGGTGCTGGCCGTGCCGGACGACCTCTACGTGCGGATGGGGCTGGCCGAGGTGATCAGCCCGCTCCGGGTGCGCGGCGGCCACGCGATCCTGGCTCGGCTGAAGCGGCAGGTCACCGCGGCTTCGTGA
- a CDS encoding YbaK/EbsC family protein, with product MGNLKTEPALDRPDLLAAPVEAALRSWDRPGVEVAPIDAGLADTAAFCAEYGVPLDESANCVIVAGKREGVTRYAACLLLATTRADVNGVVRKHLNVRKLSFARMDEAVALTGMEYGGITPIGLPPEWPILVDPRVREAASVVIGSGVRHGKLQLPGALAAELPGAEVVEGLAHALP from the coding sequence ATGGGAAACCTGAAGACCGAGCCGGCGCTCGACCGGCCGGACCTGCTGGCCGCGCCGGTCGAGGCCGCCCTCAGAAGCTGGGATCGCCCGGGCGTCGAGGTCGCCCCGATCGACGCCGGGCTGGCCGACACGGCCGCGTTCTGCGCGGAGTACGGCGTGCCTCTCGACGAGTCCGCGAACTGCGTGATCGTCGCCGGCAAGCGCGAGGGCGTCACTCGGTACGCGGCCTGTCTGCTGCTGGCCACCACGCGCGCGGACGTGAACGGCGTGGTCCGCAAGCACCTGAACGTCCGCAAGCTCAGCTTCGCGCGGATGGACGAGGCCGTGGCGCTGACCGGCATGGAGTACGGCGGCATCACGCCGATCGGGCTGCCGCCGGAGTGGCCGATCCTGGTCGACCCGCGCGTGCGTGAGGCGGCCTCAGTAGTGATCGGTTCCGGCGTCCGGCACGGCAAGCTCCAGCTCCCGGGCGCGCTCGCGGCCGAGCTGCCCGGGGCGGAGGTCGTCGAGGGCCTGGCCCACGCGCTGCCGTGA
- a CDS encoding VanZ family protein has translation MSVWREWGHVVLIAFALVPVAALVAAGLAALRVRRGVPRAVAWRHSAAEIGMLATTAPWVWMILTPLDAPGQVFLIPFTDLPNQAAEGLGFLGYQVAGNLLVFAGLGALAPVRWPALRGVGRILLLGAAASATVETLQYALALGRVASIDDVLVNATGAALAALLSRPWWRGPGQRHQPRPGASVPPLAETPTRA, from the coding sequence TTGAGCGTCTGGCGTGAGTGGGGTCACGTCGTTCTGATCGCGTTCGCGCTGGTCCCGGTGGCGGCCCTGGTCGCCGCCGGGCTGGCCGCGCTGCGCGTGCGACGCGGCGTGCCGCGGGCGGTCGCGTGGCGGCACAGCGCGGCCGAGATCGGCATGCTGGCGACCACCGCTCCCTGGGTGTGGATGATCCTCACCCCGCTGGACGCGCCCGGCCAGGTCTTCCTGATCCCGTTCACCGATCTGCCGAACCAGGCCGCGGAAGGGCTCGGCTTCCTCGGCTACCAGGTGGCCGGCAACCTGCTGGTCTTCGCGGGGCTGGGTGCGCTCGCGCCGGTCCGCTGGCCCGCGCTGCGCGGCGTCGGCCGGATCCTGCTGCTCGGCGCCGCCGCTTCCGCCACCGTCGAGACGCTGCAGTACGCCCTGGCCCTCGGCCGCGTTGCCTCGATCGACGACGTCCTGGTCAACGCCACCGGCGCCGCCCTGGCAGCGCTCCTGTCCCGCCCCTGGTGGCGCGGTCCTGGTCAACGCCACCAGCCCCGCCCTGGCGCTTCTGTCCCGCCCCTGGCGGAAACCCCGACCCGCGCGTGA
- a CDS encoding sulfotransferase family protein → MGMPDFLIAGVPKAGTTALHAALANHPGLYLSRVKEPKFFLSDGPPPRHGGPGDVQTYQEHVWRRADYENLFAAAPAGALTGEATPFYLHDLEAQRRIRKLAPDVRIILLLRDPVDRAHSNWQHLWTAGLEPEADFVAAMRREPERVAAGWAAFWHYAGLGRYGSQVRHLFELFDREQVLILRYRDLRETPAEALDRVCAFLGVETGVIDVVPQANVNFSVADTPVNGALRYLLRTGGRIGHHYPVWLRKAFRGPLLTALHRERGRRPRLTVEQRAAVLPGFVEEIRLLEEVTGVSYDDWTQLTTHTAQIVK, encoded by the coding sequence ATGGGGATGCCCGACTTCCTGATCGCGGGGGTGCCGAAGGCCGGTACGACGGCTCTGCACGCGGCGCTGGCCAACCATCCGGGGCTCTACCTGTCGCGGGTGAAGGAGCCGAAGTTCTTCCTGTCGGACGGGCCGCCGCCGCGGCATGGCGGTCCGGGGGACGTGCAGACCTATCAGGAGCACGTGTGGCGCCGGGCTGACTACGAGAACCTGTTCGCGGCGGCGCCGGCGGGAGCGCTGACCGGCGAGGCGACACCGTTCTACCTGCACGATCTGGAGGCACAGCGGCGGATCCGGAAGCTGGCGCCGGATGTGCGGATCATCCTGCTGCTGCGCGACCCGGTCGACCGGGCACATTCGAACTGGCAGCACCTGTGGACCGCCGGTCTCGAGCCGGAGGCGGACTTCGTGGCCGCGATGCGGCGTGAGCCGGAGCGGGTCGCGGCAGGCTGGGCCGCGTTCTGGCACTACGCGGGCCTCGGGCGGTACGGGAGCCAGGTGCGGCACCTGTTCGAGCTGTTCGACCGCGAGCAGGTGCTGATCCTCCGTTATCGGGATCTCCGCGAGACGCCGGCCGAGGCGCTGGACAGGGTGTGCGCGTTCCTGGGCGTGGAGACCGGGGTGATCGACGTGGTGCCGCAGGCGAACGTCAACTTCTCGGTCGCGGACACGCCGGTCAACGGCGCGCTGCGCTACCTGCTGCGGACCGGCGGGCGGATCGGCCATCACTATCCGGTGTGGTTGCGGAAGGCGTTCCGCGGCCCGTTGCTGACCGCGCTGCACCGGGAGCGTGGGCGCCGGCCGCGCCTGACCGTGGAGCAGCGGGCGGCGGTGCTGCCCGGGTTCGTCGAGGAGATTCGGCTGCTGGAGGAGGTCACCGGCGTGTCGTACGACGATTGGACGCAGTTGACCACCCATACCGCACAAATCGTCAAGTAA